In Primulina eburnea isolate SZY01 chromosome 3, ASM2296580v1, whole genome shotgun sequence, one DNA window encodes the following:
- the LOC140828139 gene encoding uncharacterized protein: protein MATIPPFFSNFISFFILLLHLGCFFTASRRHQRRSGHHHLFSSASSLSNFKKRLTPPAKNIASLLRRLFFFPSSSSDPIPHPTSIPSPSSSTRSLRLNPPAIVFPTEENNSDNPSFLPTDDIFPCSICGEIFQKLAFLEQHQSAKHAVSELIDGENIVRIIFKMGWPEKLRHPTIHRILKIHNSSKILTQFEEYREIVKSKAEAKIKPSRDERCIADGNELLRFHCNTFMCELSDSAICNHPYCCVCGIIRSGFSSKTDGISTFPTSWTAHVAIPEDIEEEFGFMNVKRAMLVCRVVAGRIGCEPGIVDKEDAGFDSLVGRGSGGFEEELLVFNPRAVLPCFVIVYTV from the coding sequence ATGGCTACCATTCCTCCATTCTTCTCCAACTTCATCTCGTTCTTCATCCTCCTCCTCCATCTCGGCTGCTTCTTCACTGCCTCCCGCCGCCACCAGCGCCGCAGCGGCCACCACCACCTCTTCTCCTCCGCTTCCTCCTTATCCAACTTCAAGAAGAGACTAACCCCGCCGGCTAAAAACATCGCTTCTCTCCTCAGACGCCTCTTTTTCTTCCCTTCTTCCTCCTCTGATCCGATCCCTCATCCTACCTCCATCCCATCTCCTTCTTCCTCCACAAGATCCTTACGTTTGAATCCTCCGGCCATTGTCTTCCCCACGGAAGAGAATAACAGCGATAATCCTTCATTCTTGCCCACTGATGATATCTTCCCATGTTCCATATGCGGCGAAATCTTCCAGAAGTTGGCTTTTCTTGAACAGCACCAGTCTGCGAAACACGCAGTTTCGGAGCTCATCGATGGCGAGAACATCGTCcggatcatattcaaaatgggTTGGCCGGAGAAATTAAGACACCCCACCATCCACCGGATCCTGAAGATTCACAACAGCTCAAAGATCCTAACTCAGTTCGAAGAATACAGAGAGATTGTGAAGTCAAAAGCAGAGGCCAAGATCAAGCCATCGAGGGATGAAAGATGCATCGCAGATGGAAATGAACTATTAAGATTTCATTGCAACACTTTCATGTGTGAATTATCGGATTCAGCCATCTGTAATCACCCGTACTGCTGCGTCTGTGGGATTATCAGGTCCGGATTCTCTTCGAAGACAGATGGAATCTCCACGTTCCCGACAAGCTGGACGGCACACGTAGCGATACCGGAGGACATCGAGGAGGAGTTCGGGTTCATGAACGTGAAACGGGCCATGCTCGTTTGTCGGGTCGTGGCGGGCCGGATCGGGTGCGAACCGGGCATAGTGGACAAGGAGGATGCCGGTTTCGATTCGTTGGTGGGTCGGGGCAGTGGAGGGTTCGAGGAGGAGCTGTTGGTGTTTAATCCAAGGGCTGTGCTTCCCTGCTTCGTGATTGTGTACACTGTATGA
- the LOC140825883 gene encoding uncharacterized protein isoform X1, whose translation MVMRKRLFFLVNTTLMACLAMALTNITTDQSALLVFKSELGLGSSHVLSQNWSDSFPICKWIGVTCGFRHQRVIALDLSDMGLDGYLSSQVGNLSFLVSLNLSGNSFHGQIPKELAQLHRLRFLDFRFNDFAGDIPSWFGIFVELRFLNLRNNSFTGSIPSSVTNMSKLEVLDLSYNPLQGNIPEAIGSLFNLKELLLQFNNLNGVIPASVFNKSAMEKLAFAGNSLSGNLPEGMCHGLSNLKQLSLSWNELEGPIPPNISECSNLSILSLSYNKFSGSIPREIGNSRALEILYLRSNHFTGEIPEELGNLGKLKELVTQDNFLVGSIPSSIFNISSLQYVNLANCNLTGPFPSAMCSSPSHLERVYFYDNEIVGQIPESIGECSKLRILSLSDNYINGSIPKGIGNLTMLQMLYIANNKLIGTIPEETGNLYNLEVFNLEHNHLTDNIPEKIFNISSLRKIVVQWNQLSGYLPLILSHGLPNLQELILGHNFFYGEITDSVSNSSKLAFINFSANNLSGQIPNSLGKLNFLQALDLQKNNFVSETTDLSFINPLKNCSYLKYLVLGDNPFNGILPVSIGNLSTSLQFFFAYRCGLWGSIPESFGNLENLVTLSLFGNELTGAIPNTLVNLKKLQGLGLLDNKISGSIPNFLCRLENLNGIRLEQNQFTGSIPDCIGNLTSLREVNLGNNRLTSVIPASLWKLNDLLQLNLTSNLLTVSLPSDMKNLKVANVLDLSGNQLSSIIPSSIGGLEGIITLSLARNRFQGTIPESIRKLVSLESLDLSHNNLSGTIPASLEALQYLKYFDVSFNELSGPIPARGLFKSLSSQFFMSNKGLCGDPKYGVPPCHENTEVESNRKKLILRVVYIFLGISALVLGITSLYMVARYRKKKNLVTLIESSVNAAPSRVPYHELAKATEGYSESHLIGTGSYGSVYKGRLQNGEDVAVKVFNLQSEGGFKSFDTECEVLRRLRHRNLCKVISSCSNEDFKALILEYMPNGSLEQWLYSENKFLDIVQRLNIMIDVACALEYLHHGYSIPIVHCDLKPSNVLLDDDMVAHLSDFGVAKLLSDGVSITLTKTLATLGYIAPEYGSEGLVSVRCDVYSYGITLMEVFTKTKPDDAKFTGNLSLRRWVNDSVPNALIQVIDLDLLRADEKYFNEKLQCLVSIMRIALQCSMENPRERMISMKSVVVELKKIISQLLQYCPQIGGV comes from the exons ATGGTTATGCGTAAGAGACTGTTTTTTCTTGTGAATACTACTCTCATGGCATGTTTGGCCATGGCCTTGACCAACATAACCACTGATCAATCTGCGCTTCTTGTATTCAAATCCGAACTCGGTTTAGGATCTTCTCATGTTTTGTCTCAAAACTGGTCCGATTCTTTCCCAATATGCAAATGGATTGGAGTTACTTGCGGTTTTCGCCACCAAAGAGTGATTGCTTTAGATCTTTCCGACATGGGACTTGATGGATATCTGTCGTCACAAGTGGGAAACCTCTCGTTTTTAGTTTCACTCAACTTGAGTGGTAACAGTTTTCATGGCCAAATTCCCAAAGAGTTGGCCCAGTTGCATAGACTGAGATTCTTGGATTTTCGGTTCAATGACTTTGCAGGTGACATCCCTTCTTGGTTTGGAATCTTCGTTGAACTTCGTTTCTTGAATCTTCGGAACAATAGTTTTACTGGTTCGATCCCGAGTTCCGTCACAAATATGTCCAAGCTcgaagttttggatttatcatATAATCCTTTACAGGGAAACATCCCAGAAGCGATTGGAAGTTTGTTTAACTTGAAGGAACTGCTATTACAGTTCAACAATCTTAATGGAGTTATACCAGCTTCGGTTTTCAACAAATCAGCAATGGAAAAGCTTGCTTTCGCCGGGAATAGTTTGTCTGGTAATCTCCCGGAAGGAATGTGTCACGGCCTCTCGAATCTGAAACAGTTGTCTCTGTCTTGGAATGAGTTGGAAGGTCCAATACCGCCAAATATTTCTGAATGTTCCAACCTCAGTATTCTCTCCTTGTCATACAATAAATTTAGTGGCTCCATACCGAGAGAAATTGGAAACTCGAGGGCACTTGAAATATTGTATCTTCGCTCCAACCATTTTACAG GTGAAATCCCCGAAGAGTTGGGTAACCTTGGAAAATTGAAGGAGTTAGTAACGCAAGATAACTTTCTTGTGGGCTCTATACCTTCATCTATTTTCAACATTTCCTCATTACAATATGTTAATCTCGCAAACTGTAATCTAACCGGTCCCTTTCCGTCTGCTATGTGCTCTTCTCCTTCCCATCTTGAAAGGGTTTATTTCTATGACAATGAAATAGTAGGTCAGATCCCAGAAAGCATCGGCGAATGCTCAAAGCTTCGGATTTTGTCATTGTCCGACAACTACATAAATGGAAGCATACCAAAAGGAATTGGAAACTTAACAATGCTGCAAATGTTGTATATTGCCAATAACAAATTGATAG GCACAATTCCAGAAGAAACAGGCAATCTTTACAATTTGGAGGTCTTTAACTTGGAACACAATCACTTAACCGATAATATCCCAGAAAAGATCTTCAACATCTCATCATTAAGAAAGATAGTTGTTCAATGGAATCAACTTTCAGGTTACCTTCCATTGATTTTGAGCCATGGGCTACCTAATCTACAAGAACTCATCCTCGGTCACAATTTTTTCTATGGCGAAATCACTGATTCTGTCTCGAATTCATCTAAACTCGCATTCATCAACTTCTCTGCCAACAATCTCAGTGGACAAATTCCCAACTCTCTAGGAAAGTTGAATTTCTTGCAAGCGTTGGACCTGCAAAAGAACAACTTTGTTAGTGAAACAACAGACCTAAGCTTCATCAATCCTTTGAAAAACTGCAGCTATCTAAAATATTTAGTTTTAGGTGATAATCCTTTCAATGGAATTCTTCCAGTTTCTATCGGGAATCTGTCGACTTcgcttcaatttttttttgcttACAGATGTGGTCTTTGGGGCAGCATTCCTGAGTCATTTGGAAACCTTGAAAATTTGGTTACCTTAAGTCTCTTCGGTAATGAACTCACTGGAGCTATTCCTAATACTTTGGTGAACTTGAAAAAACTTCAAGGATTAGGCCTGCTGGACAACAAAATAAGTGGATCTATTCCTAATTTTCTCTGTAGATTAGAGAATTTGAACGGGATACGGCTTGAGCAAAATCAATTCACTGGTTCTATCCCTGATTGCATAGGAAATCTTACTTCTCTAAGAGAAGTTAACTTGGGGAACAATAGATTAACTTCTGTCATACCCGCAAGCCTATGGAAACTCAATGATCTTCTCCAGTTGAATTTGACTTCAAATCTTTTGACTGTTTCTCTGCCTTCAGATATGAAAAATCTCAAGGTTGCAAATGTTCTCGATTTGTCAGGAAATCAACTCTCAAGCATCATTCCTAGTTCCATTGGAGGCTTAGAAGGCATTATAACTCTTTCTTTGGCACGAAACAGATTTCAAGGAACTATTCCCGAGTCAATAAGGAAGTTAGTTAGTTTGGAGTCGCTAGATCTTTCACACAACAATCTTTCCGGAACCATACCAGCGTCACTAGAAGCACTTCAGTATCTCAAGTACTTTGATGTTTCTTTTAACGAGTTAAGTGGTCCGATCCCTGCTCGTGGTCTCTTTAAGTCCCTTTCGAGCCAATTCTTTATGTCTAATAAAGGACTTTGTGGTGATCCTAAATATGGAGTTCCACCTTGTCACGAAAATACAGAAGTTGAGTCGAACAGGAAAAAATTGATTCTTCGTGTAGTATACATTTTCTTGGGGATTTCAGCGCTAGTTCTTGGCATAACCTCGTTGTATATGGTAGCAAGGTACcgcaagaaaaaaaatttagtaacTTTGATAGAAAGTTCAGTTAATGCTGCACCATCACGAGTCCCATATCACGAACTTGCAAAGGCAACTGAAGGGTACAGCGAGAGCCATTTAATTGGCACAGGAAGTTATGGTTCTGTCTACAAAGGGAGGCTTCAAAATGGAGAGGATGTGGCGGTAAAAGTGTTCAACTTGCAGTCAGAAGGCGGATTCAAGAGTTTTGATACTGAATGTGAAGTCCTGCGCAGGCTTCGTCATCGAAATCTTTGCAAAGTCATTAGTAGTTGCTCAAATGAAGACTTCAAAGCATTGATTCTCGAATATATGCCAAATGGAAGCCTCGAACAGTGGCTATATTCGGAAAACAAGTTCTTGGATATTGTTCAAAGACTAAATATAATGATAGATGTAGCATGCGCACTAGAATATCTACACCACGGTTACTCAATACCTATAGTTCACTGTGATTTAAAGCCAAGCAACGTGCTCTTGGATGATGATATGGTTGCCCATTTGAGCGATTTTGGAGTCGCTAAGCTATTAAGTGATGGAGTCAGTATCACGCTCACAAAGACCCTAGCCACATTAGGCTACATTGCACCAG AATATGGTTCAGAAGGGTTGGTATCCGTGAGATGCGATGTTTACAGCTATGGTATAACGTTGATGGAAGTTTTTACAAAAACGAAGCCGGACGATGCAAAATTTACTGGAAATTTAAGCCTAAGGAGGTGGGTGAATGATTCTGTGCCTAATGCACTTATACAAGTTATAGATTTAGATTTGTTGAGAGCAgatgaaaaatatttcaatGAAAAATTACAATGCTTGGTCTCGATAATGAGGATAGCTTTACAATGTTCCATGGAGAATCCTAGAGAAAGAATGATTAGCATGAAATCTGTTgttgtagaattgaagaagatcATTTCTCAGCTCCTTCAATATTGTCCACAAATAGGCGGTGTTTGA
- the LOC140825883 gene encoding uncharacterized protein isoform X2 — MVMRKRLFFLVNTTLMACLAMALTNITTDQSALLVFKSELGLGSSHVLSQNWSDSFPICKWIGVTCGFRHQRVIALDLSDMGLDGYLSSQVGNLSFLVSLNLSGNSFHGQIPKELAQLHRLRFLDFRFNDFAGDIPSWFGIFVELRFLNLRNNSFTGSIPSSVTNMSKLEVLDLSYNPLQGNIPEAIGSLFNLKELLLQFNNLNGVIPASVFNKSAMEKLAFAGNSLSGNLPEGMCHGLSNLKQLSLSWNELEGPIPPNISECSNLSILSLSYNKFSGSIPREIGNSRALEILYLRSNHFTGTIPKGIGNLTMLQMLYIANNKLIGTIPEETGNLYNLEVFNLEHNHLTDNIPEKIFNISSLRKIVVQWNQLSGYLPLILSHGLPNLQELILGHNFFYGEITDSVSNSSKLAFINFSANNLSGQIPNSLGKLNFLQALDLQKNNFVSETTDLSFINPLKNCSYLKYLVLGDNPFNGILPVSIGNLSTSLQFFFAYRCGLWGSIPESFGNLENLVTLSLFGNELTGAIPNTLVNLKKLQGLGLLDNKISGSIPNFLCRLENLNGIRLEQNQFTGSIPDCIGNLTSLREVNLGNNRLTSVIPASLWKLNDLLQLNLTSNLLTVSLPSDMKNLKVANVLDLSGNQLSSIIPSSIGGLEGIITLSLARNRFQGTIPESIRKLVSLESLDLSHNNLSGTIPASLEALQYLKYFDVSFNELSGPIPARGLFKSLSSQFFMSNKGLCGDPKYGVPPCHENTEVESNRKKLILRVVYIFLGISALVLGITSLYMVARYRKKKNLVTLIESSVNAAPSRVPYHELAKATEGYSESHLIGTGSYGSVYKGRLQNGEDVAVKVFNLQSEGGFKSFDTECEVLRRLRHRNLCKVISSCSNEDFKALILEYMPNGSLEQWLYSENKFLDIVQRLNIMIDVACALEYLHHGYSIPIVHCDLKPSNVLLDDDMVAHLSDFGVAKLLSDGVSITLTKTLATLGYIAPEYGSEGLVSVRCDVYSYGITLMEVFTKTKPDDAKFTGNLSLRRWVNDSVPNALIQVIDLDLLRADEKYFNEKLQCLVSIMRIALQCSMENPRERMISMKSVVVELKKIISQLLQYCPQIGGV, encoded by the exons ATGGTTATGCGTAAGAGACTGTTTTTTCTTGTGAATACTACTCTCATGGCATGTTTGGCCATGGCCTTGACCAACATAACCACTGATCAATCTGCGCTTCTTGTATTCAAATCCGAACTCGGTTTAGGATCTTCTCATGTTTTGTCTCAAAACTGGTCCGATTCTTTCCCAATATGCAAATGGATTGGAGTTACTTGCGGTTTTCGCCACCAAAGAGTGATTGCTTTAGATCTTTCCGACATGGGACTTGATGGATATCTGTCGTCACAAGTGGGAAACCTCTCGTTTTTAGTTTCACTCAACTTGAGTGGTAACAGTTTTCATGGCCAAATTCCCAAAGAGTTGGCCCAGTTGCATAGACTGAGATTCTTGGATTTTCGGTTCAATGACTTTGCAGGTGACATCCCTTCTTGGTTTGGAATCTTCGTTGAACTTCGTTTCTTGAATCTTCGGAACAATAGTTTTACTGGTTCGATCCCGAGTTCCGTCACAAATATGTCCAAGCTcgaagttttggatttatcatATAATCCTTTACAGGGAAACATCCCAGAAGCGATTGGAAGTTTGTTTAACTTGAAGGAACTGCTATTACAGTTCAACAATCTTAATGGAGTTATACCAGCTTCGGTTTTCAACAAATCAGCAATGGAAAAGCTTGCTTTCGCCGGGAATAGTTTGTCTGGTAATCTCCCGGAAGGAATGTGTCACGGCCTCTCGAATCTGAAACAGTTGTCTCTGTCTTGGAATGAGTTGGAAGGTCCAATACCGCCAAATATTTCTGAATGTTCCAACCTCAGTATTCTCTCCTTGTCATACAATAAATTTAGTGGCTCCATACCGAGAGAAATTGGAAACTCGAGGGCACTTGAAATATTGTATCTTCGCTCCAACCATTTTACAGGTAC CATACCAAAAGGAATTGGAAACTTAACAATGCTGCAAATGTTGTATATTGCCAATAACAAATTGATAG GCACAATTCCAGAAGAAACAGGCAATCTTTACAATTTGGAGGTCTTTAACTTGGAACACAATCACTTAACCGATAATATCCCAGAAAAGATCTTCAACATCTCATCATTAAGAAAGATAGTTGTTCAATGGAATCAACTTTCAGGTTACCTTCCATTGATTTTGAGCCATGGGCTACCTAATCTACAAGAACTCATCCTCGGTCACAATTTTTTCTATGGCGAAATCACTGATTCTGTCTCGAATTCATCTAAACTCGCATTCATCAACTTCTCTGCCAACAATCTCAGTGGACAAATTCCCAACTCTCTAGGAAAGTTGAATTTCTTGCAAGCGTTGGACCTGCAAAAGAACAACTTTGTTAGTGAAACAACAGACCTAAGCTTCATCAATCCTTTGAAAAACTGCAGCTATCTAAAATATTTAGTTTTAGGTGATAATCCTTTCAATGGAATTCTTCCAGTTTCTATCGGGAATCTGTCGACTTcgcttcaatttttttttgcttACAGATGTGGTCTTTGGGGCAGCATTCCTGAGTCATTTGGAAACCTTGAAAATTTGGTTACCTTAAGTCTCTTCGGTAATGAACTCACTGGAGCTATTCCTAATACTTTGGTGAACTTGAAAAAACTTCAAGGATTAGGCCTGCTGGACAACAAAATAAGTGGATCTATTCCTAATTTTCTCTGTAGATTAGAGAATTTGAACGGGATACGGCTTGAGCAAAATCAATTCACTGGTTCTATCCCTGATTGCATAGGAAATCTTACTTCTCTAAGAGAAGTTAACTTGGGGAACAATAGATTAACTTCTGTCATACCCGCAAGCCTATGGAAACTCAATGATCTTCTCCAGTTGAATTTGACTTCAAATCTTTTGACTGTTTCTCTGCCTTCAGATATGAAAAATCTCAAGGTTGCAAATGTTCTCGATTTGTCAGGAAATCAACTCTCAAGCATCATTCCTAGTTCCATTGGAGGCTTAGAAGGCATTATAACTCTTTCTTTGGCACGAAACAGATTTCAAGGAACTATTCCCGAGTCAATAAGGAAGTTAGTTAGTTTGGAGTCGCTAGATCTTTCACACAACAATCTTTCCGGAACCATACCAGCGTCACTAGAAGCACTTCAGTATCTCAAGTACTTTGATGTTTCTTTTAACGAGTTAAGTGGTCCGATCCCTGCTCGTGGTCTCTTTAAGTCCCTTTCGAGCCAATTCTTTATGTCTAATAAAGGACTTTGTGGTGATCCTAAATATGGAGTTCCACCTTGTCACGAAAATACAGAAGTTGAGTCGAACAGGAAAAAATTGATTCTTCGTGTAGTATACATTTTCTTGGGGATTTCAGCGCTAGTTCTTGGCATAACCTCGTTGTATATGGTAGCAAGGTACcgcaagaaaaaaaatttagtaacTTTGATAGAAAGTTCAGTTAATGCTGCACCATCACGAGTCCCATATCACGAACTTGCAAAGGCAACTGAAGGGTACAGCGAGAGCCATTTAATTGGCACAGGAAGTTATGGTTCTGTCTACAAAGGGAGGCTTCAAAATGGAGAGGATGTGGCGGTAAAAGTGTTCAACTTGCAGTCAGAAGGCGGATTCAAGAGTTTTGATACTGAATGTGAAGTCCTGCGCAGGCTTCGTCATCGAAATCTTTGCAAAGTCATTAGTAGTTGCTCAAATGAAGACTTCAAAGCATTGATTCTCGAATATATGCCAAATGGAAGCCTCGAACAGTGGCTATATTCGGAAAACAAGTTCTTGGATATTGTTCAAAGACTAAATATAATGATAGATGTAGCATGCGCACTAGAATATCTACACCACGGTTACTCAATACCTATAGTTCACTGTGATTTAAAGCCAAGCAACGTGCTCTTGGATGATGATATGGTTGCCCATTTGAGCGATTTTGGAGTCGCTAAGCTATTAAGTGATGGAGTCAGTATCACGCTCACAAAGACCCTAGCCACATTAGGCTACATTGCACCAG AATATGGTTCAGAAGGGTTGGTATCCGTGAGATGCGATGTTTACAGCTATGGTATAACGTTGATGGAAGTTTTTACAAAAACGAAGCCGGACGATGCAAAATTTACTGGAAATTTAAGCCTAAGGAGGTGGGTGAATGATTCTGTGCCTAATGCACTTATACAAGTTATAGATTTAGATTTGTTGAGAGCAgatgaaaaatatttcaatGAAAAATTACAATGCTTGGTCTCGATAATGAGGATAGCTTTACAATGTTCCATGGAGAATCCTAGAGAAAGAATGATTAGCATGAAATCTGTTgttgtagaattgaagaagatcATTTCTCAGCTCCTTCAATATTGTCCACAAATAGGCGGTGTTTGA